A region of Ictidomys tridecemlineatus isolate mIctTri1 chromosome 4, mIctTri1.hap1, whole genome shotgun sequence DNA encodes the following proteins:
- the Pih1d2 gene encoding PIH1 domain-containing protein 2 → MKTSSKGLLTQLTQFWNLLDDLAENNPEGYKNFIEQELKEGKQLCAGPEPQFCVQTRILKPKEKMLFINLCQWKRIPAPKSLTHPVPLIVGRPEDISETSDTYTVIDVAYNPDILQTAEKDQVKKDQLVKMTMKCIEEQLQFTLSHTYHITKFRIKGSIQRTKQNLIGIQAECTDLKQRMRKEHSLGQIRSSTVSNPDQFPQLLLPKDQVSGKAGRLIEEISSTEIQVEMKIPVYELKIVKDQNEKPLKIELKVELPGINSVSLCDLSVSEDDLLIEVSEKYRLHLNLPESVNIEMTTAKFIKEKSTLMIMMPLV, encoded by the exons ATGAAGACATCCTCAAAAGGTCTACTCACCCAGCTTACTCAGTTCTGGAACCTTCTAGATGATCTGGCTGAAAATAACCCTGAGGGCTATAAAAACTTTATTGAACAAGAGCTGAAGGAGGGAAAACAGCTATGTGCTGGCCCAGAACCACAGTTCTGTGTACAGACCAGGATCCTG aaaccaaaagaaaaaatgctttttatcAACCTTTGTCAGTGGAAAAGGATCCCTGCTCCCAAATCACTCACTCATCCAGTACCTCTAATTGTTGGCAGACCAGAAGATATCTCTGAGACATCAG ATACTTACACAGTCATTGATGTTGCCTACAATCCTGATATTCTCCAGACAGCAGAAAAGGACCAAGTGAAAAAAGATCAGTTAGTAAAGATGACTATGAAATGCATTGAAGAACAACTCCAATTCACTCTCTCACACACTTACCATATTACCAAATTCAGAATAAAAGGAAGCattcaaagaacaaaacaaaatctaataGGAATACAGGCTGAATGCACAGATTTAAAACAGAGAATGAGAAAGG aacaTAGTCTTGGACAGATAAGAAGCAGTACTGTGAGCAATCCAGATCAATTTCCTCAGCTGTTACTGCCCAAAGACCAAGTTTCAGGCAAAGCAGGACGTTTGATAGAAGAGATTTCTAGTACTGAAATACAGGTGGAGATGAAGATACCAGTCTATGAATTAAAAATTGTGAAGGATCAGAATGAGAAACCTctgaaaattgaattaaaagttgAGTTACCTGGTATTAATTCAGTGTCTCTCTGTGACCTTAGTGTTTCTGAG GATGATTTACTAATCGAAGTCTCTGAAAAGTACAGATTACATCTGAATCTTCCAGAATCTGTTAATATTGAAATGACTACTGCAAAATTTATCAAAGAGAAATCTACATTAATGATCATGATGCCACTGGTATAA